In Janibacter alkaliphilus, the following proteins share a genomic window:
- a CDS encoding ABC transporter permease, giving the protein MTTTDLPAVRPGIGAWWRLAVSEGKIVARDTPGLVIPLGMPVLIMVMTSLGVTEEDRADSAAAFGGMSALEGYVVPLTLTMVMALVGVVNMPSFLATHRRTGVLRRLSASPAHPMMVLVAQVLVSIAQSAIGIGLAVGTAVLAFDVELPENPLATLGTVALTAAAMYAIGMIVAAVSPTPSSSVAIGLVTFFAIMALGGGFGSRDALPDRLAEIGGYLPFGAGIDVIGAAWVGTVPDGDQLLALAVTGVVGLLVGVRLFRWQ; this is encoded by the coding sequence ATGACGACCACCGACCTGCCCGCCGTCCGCCCGGGGATCGGGGCCTGGTGGAGACTGGCCGTGAGCGAGGGCAAGATCGTCGCCCGGGACACGCCCGGCCTCGTCATCCCCCTCGGCATGCCCGTGCTCATCATGGTCATGACCTCCCTCGGTGTCACCGAGGAGGACCGTGCCGACTCCGCCGCGGCCTTCGGCGGGATGTCGGCGCTCGAGGGCTATGTCGTCCCGCTGACCCTGACGATGGTCATGGCGCTCGTCGGGGTGGTGAACATGCCCTCCTTCCTCGCGACCCATCGCCGCACCGGGGTCCTGCGTCGCCTGTCCGCGTCGCCGGCGCACCCGATGATGGTGCTCGTCGCCCAGGTGCTCGTGAGCATCGCCCAGTCGGCGATCGGGATCGGGCTCGCGGTGGGAACGGCGGTGCTGGCCTTCGACGTCGAGCTCCCGGAGAACCCGCTGGCGACCCTGGGCACGGTCGCGCTGACCGCGGCCGCGATGTACGCGATCGGGATGATCGTCGCCGCCGTCTCGCCCACCCCGAGCTCCTCGGTCGCGATCGGTCTCGTGACCTTCTTCGCGATCATGGCGCTCGGGGGTGGTTTCGGCAGCCGCGATGCCCTGCCGGACCGGCTCGCCGAGATCGGGGGGTACCTGCCCTTCGGCGCCGGGATCGACGTCATCGGGGCGGCCTGGGTGGGGACGGTCCCCGACGGCGATCAGCTGCTCGCGCTGGCGGTCACCGGGGTCGTCGGCCTCCTCGTGGGGGTGCGGCTCTTCCGCTGGCAGTGA